The Bactrocera dorsalis isolate Fly_Bdor chromosome 3, ASM2337382v1, whole genome shotgun sequence genomic interval ttttgctttctgtctttactagcaattttgtatttaagattaagaatttttgtaaactaagttagtcatattctttgactcaacaaagcaagagtcatattcattgattcaacaaagcgagtcatattcattgattcagcaaagcgagtcatattcattgattcaacaaagcgagtcatattctttggcccaataaagtaaatataaatatttaaataaatgttttaattgctAACCTCATGTGGATATGCTTTTACATTCTAATAAGGAATATCAGCGAACTGCCTATTTAAGATACAAttaatttacttacatatttggTTTGATAAATTGATGAACATTTGCCTTTGAGCTCCTTTTTTCTTCCATTTGCACTTTAAACAAGCCGTTCTAGAACCGCTTGTTACGTGTATTTTGGCTTATTACATATCACTCACTATTTGTAATCATTAATATTTCACTTACATAATTTGTTTTCTaaacacttttaaaatttaataattaagcaCTGCACattataaactaaataaattacttcatattaacactttttaacttttcacaaaattaatcACACAAGAAAATTAAGTAGCGCGCTAATAACGGTACTCTAATATACCTgtatttttacacacacacaaacgcttgTGCACACATTTGCTATGAACAGCTGAAGGTCGACGAACAGCTGACTTTTGACAACTgtcaacaagcaaaattcccacTATTTTCGCGTTTGTTATTGGTTTTTCATTCTCCTTAAATTAGCAAATTAAAACGCAAAACAAAcgagcaaattaaaaataaaatcttccACAACGTAAAATCTCTGTAAACAAAGgaatttagaattttaatttgtcaatacaaagagaaataatcatgaaataattgaatataatCTGCTAAGTAACGATAAATGGAAGTACAAATGGCCAATAGTGAGTAGCTGCGTCACTTTTAAAATGGAAACTTTCACAAATCGTATAATCGTATGAAATCATTGAAGCAAAAAAGTTTCAGCTCAGTCTGTGCTTGGAAGTCGGTCGTGCTAAAAGCCACTGCAGCAGTGTAAATTATAATAATCAGTCTAGACAACAAAAGGGAACCAACATAGACAGCAGACATTTAACGACGAAAGAGCATTATAAAATTAGCCAAagtgaatttataaataacaccaaatcaacaaattaaaaacaatgataTAATAAGTTTATAGTATTCATCTActtatgtttaattaaaaaattgaaagttaCAAAAACCAGTGACTAATCAAACCGGACATTAACTACACTGCCTTATTGTCgattatgctataaaaaataatttaaagacgAAAATAAAtacgtaataaataaaatgaattcgGACGAGGAAAGTTTGTATGATCCTGAAGCAGCTGAGGAAACAACTCAGGTACTAGATGCAACTACAATTGGCGTGCGCAACAACGGCGACACACCGTCTACCGCAACCGCACATAGCAGTAAAGCAAGTAGTAGCCAAGGCGAGGAAACGGCTAGTAAAGATGATGTACCAATTTCAACCGACAACGCACTCTATGCAGCGCCCCGCAGACGTTGGTTCATATTAGAGCCCGCagtgtttttggtttttctcgCTATGTATTTATCAGGTATTTTAATATTGCGGTTTTATGCTTAAATTTGTGCtactaaaatgtatttttctattatttaaggGGCGGTATATCAAAACCAGGTTCTATATCAGACTTGTGTTGCTGTATACAAATATAACGAGAGTGATTGCCAGCCGCTGTTGGGTGTTAGCAGGGAAACAAAGGAAGCGGAGGTGAGTAGTATTTGTATTGTTCGTCTTCTAATTACAATAATTGTAAAGTGCTGTTGCCTAAGATCGTTAACATGTTTTTATTCAGTTAGTCATGTCTTAGACattgcaatttctttttttgtatttctaaagcTAAGGTTGTGTGTTCAGcaacaaaagtgaaattataaaaaaatgtgttataaattaaataaattaataaaaaagtaaaatagttaaagaaaatattatacgtTGTCACGTTATAAAAATACTCATTGATTATAGCCCTTAGAGCAATTAAGGAGGGAGTAAAGTTAATTCATGTAGAACAGTgcccattttttttaattttttgtgttgattttttttttttatcaatggTATGTTATTGTATGATATTTGAAGAATATTCTGTTAAAGTTTCATGGAGAGATATTGTAAAATGCGATAAAGGCAACAATTACTTCGGAGCTTTTcagaaaaaagttgaattgcGAATCATCTTagttcaaaaaactaaaattatatcaTTAGATCGTTTATCGCTTTGCACAGGTACGCTGGAcggttttcgaaatttcaatttgaaaaacaTCGGTTATTcatttaagataaaaaataatgcaaattcaAAAGAACCATATTCCCCCTTAAATTGTATTCGAATTAAGCTCTCCGCGCTGAGTTTCATTAaactttcatatatgtatatagtcgtatatacataactatatatatatgtacatatgtatcatattTGCAATTGCATAGATTAAATCCATTCACTCGGCGTAATGGATTAATAAATTTACTATATAGTTTACAAGTGTTCGCTCTGGTGACACATTTAAATAGATAAGCACTATGTAGGGCGTACACAGATGCAATTTCTTATCACCACAAAAGCTGAAATTACTTAAACAATAGAAATTCATAAAAGCACATTGTCGTTAATTAGCAGTGATTTTGCATTAAAATCCAGTGCAATGCATCTaacctataaatatatttgtatatatgtataaaagtgcATAGTGTTAAACGTTAACTAATGCGATGAGTCGGGACATGCTTGcaggtgtttgtgtgtgtaagcACTTTTGTGAAATAGGTCAAGgtgcaataaaaaacaattttgtaaaatctAAGTAGACAACTTTACGATGAGCCTTACAAAAGCcataaaatcgaaataaatcaattgaaacGGGTACTCCAACAGTGAGTGCCTATAAAAAActtgtatacaaatataaaattatatatcgtTACCTAAAGTAcgaaataacgtaacatcacttttcataagtttacaagacaaggaaaaacgatataatagaaacaacTCATCTTGAAGCAAAAtgtgttttggttataaaatggttatatattgtatatattgggCACCGGATGCTTAAAAGTtaatgatacatacatatacatatatacgtataatatgaaaaaaactcaatttcgttttttttatgctaccttgttttgtattttacatGACGATatgcaaaagttttttataaatgctttaaatatttactcATATGTCTACCAGTACTTTGTTtaagtaaagaaatatttcttaaaacagTTGTTAGCCATATTTGCctacttatatgaaaatatgcagatataaacttttttatttgtatttaattatttacattatttatttacatggtATAGGAGATCGAAACTCGCGTCCAACCATACGTTGCACGTATACTGATGGCGCGCTCGCTTTTGGAAAGCATCATACCGGCATTTGTGAGCTTATTTGTTGGTCCTTGGTCGGATAAGTTTGGACGACGTCCAATTATACTGGCCACATATACGGGTAAGTTTAACTTGATTTTCGAAGGAATGCTActaatgttaattaaaataaaaatcttataaTTGTGATTGTAGCAATGAgtataatgtgtatattattttgtttaaatttcttatCAAATGTCTGCAATTTGTCCGGCAAGTTATAATGCAGTGATcgcaaatgtatatatatatgtacatatacttacatatacagaCATGATTCAaattacataataaatataataagtgAAACAAGATTATAAACCCAGTATAGTTGGAAATATAATTTGAACGAGTAAGTGATGGATTATTTCGACAGCAGAGTGAATAGAGCACAATCTCCCCTCTGTGAGTCATTGAGTCGaaactatttatattaaaaaacatatattgatAGCAACAACCCATTTTTGTAGGGCGGTACGAACCTTACCTCAACATCTAGAATAGTTGCTatctaattaataattaaatattaataatagtaCCTCAGCTTAACATCTGTCAGCAAAATCACTGTTAcaattgcacaaaaaatatatatatatatatatatataaatacaaataatttgtcAGTCTCTGCGCTTTTGTTTTGACAGGTTATAATTAAAtcgattattttgtttttcattattatattttatattacaattaaaaataaagcaatgtttAAAGATtagattatatattttattacctgGAACATAGTCTATTAAGTTTGACAAGAAGTTTATGGCATCCAGAAAGAAACGTTGAAGATCTtataaaagatatacatatacatatgtgtaaataatcagcgtgacgagcttaGTGGACTAGCATTTTTACACGCGTAATTTTCATCCCTAAAACCGTTTATTTGTcgaaaccaccgatatcggactactctagcatacatatgtatatgtagctgtcacacaaactgaCGATTAAAATCTAGTTATTGAGATACAGATCAGAATGAGAGTCATGCTGCCTATTTGGGATCCTATGGACCGTAGAGGTCCTCTGTTGACCGCTCGGGTAGAGTGGCGTAGCAGTGCGCGAACTTggtgcagattgcacagccgaAGAGGCTAAGGTCGCAGTGGTACGTTGGCAGCATGGAGTTACGTAActcgtggtccactccctgacTGTCTTaaagcaggtcttaagatggttCCACCCATTGCATGGATTACACCTAACCGAGGAGAAGTTTGGATGGTGCCCTTGGACTCAATGCCTGCACAAATCATAATGAGTTCTCCAGTGATGACAATCTCTTTCTAAAACTAACCGATCCAAACGTGGTAAGATCTCCGAAAGTACAGAACTAAGCCGGGTAAAATCCGGGGAATTTTGGTcacgtagaaccggctgttgtgAGAATTGCATGGACTTTTGTTGTTACTGTGCGGCAGAGTTATATTATATGATATGGCCCGTTTCCACGACAATCGGGTCTACGAaatcggaacggacccggatttttatccggccaaggactgtcaactcggcataaTTCTgtcagtacaacaacaacaatgtagaCTGTTGTATAAAGCAACGGTAGAATCTCTGAATAATATATTCAGATCACACCACTATAGCCTATATCGCTACCATACAAacagatcgatcaaaatcaagtcctttcaaggaaactcttttatttgggTGTGATATATGTAGTTCCGATGCCATCGAAAATGACAtccaattaaattattatatttttattatttttcttcttttttccccAGGTTACCTCTCCGGCTGTATAATTTTGACGATTTTAGCTTTTATTGCGACCAAAGTTGTTATCAGCCCTTGGCTATTTCTATTATCTTCGGTACCCTCGGTGATTAGTGGTGGCACCTGTGCGCTTATTACCGGTATATATTGCTATATTTCGGATGTGGCCAAGGAGAAAGCTCGAGCCGTGCGGTAAGCAAAatcgtttttatatttttgataccGTATCAAGGCAATCAGAAGGAAGACGCATATTACATATTAATAACCCTTTGCTCCCTTCCAGCATGGTGTTGAATGAGGCATCACTATTGGCCGGCATGATGTTTGGCAATGTTTTGAGCGGCTACGTGTACGCAGCTACAAATGTAGTAACCGTGTTCGCCATTTCAGCGCTGCTGATGTTACTCGCCTTATTATATGTGTTCATCTTTGTGGTGGAAAGTCTGCGACCCGATCAAATACACACGGGTGTAAGtgttaaaacataattttgaacaataaaatttatatttttaccgttatatgtaatttttagtcCAAAATACGCGAATTCTTCCGTTTTGATTTGGTGAAGGATTTAGTGCACACTTGCTTCGAACGACGACCCAGCTATGATCGCGCCATCATTTGGCTTACAATGATTACACTGACCATTGCATTGTTCACGATGGGTAAGTCGTGCATGACTATGTGCCTACGTGCATATgcgtaaacatttttaaattgtttttaaatttaattttattttttttttttaattttttttttaatgtttaatttttaattttatgtttttttttgttatttttgtttgttttttatttttatttaattttttttttcttttttttgttattcttttcatttattcctttttttattttttaatttttttatttctatttgatttattttttttctattttatttactttttttaattttttttgttctattttatttatttcattttttctaattttttgtttttattattttttttattctatttatttttttactaacttTCCTCAGAGGGTGACAGCAATGTGACGTATCTCTTCTTCCGCGCGAAATTCGAATGGACGCTGAAGGATTATACGCTCTTCAATGCAGCGCGCATCGTCGTGCAAATAATTGGCAGTATTTTCGGCTTAATTTTATTGCGCAAGGTATGTTCTTATTGCTTGCCTTGACTCGTGTCTTTCTTCTTAAACCTAAAATCCATGTCCGTCCGTCAGGTTTTAAAATTCTCAATCGTCTCAATGACCATGCTATCGCTGGCTTGTTGTGTATTGGAGAGCACTGTACGCGCCACTGCTATGTATTGGTGGGAGCTCTATCTGGGCATGATACTCGGTGGCATGCGTGGCATAATGGGTCCTATGGCACGTGCCATACTCTCGCACGTAGCGCCGCCAACGGAAGTTGGTAAGTACCagcttattttatttcaaatttatctttttaattctcccattaaaattaaatcaggTAAAATATTCGCATTCACCACTTCGTTGGAGTCGCTCTCACCGCTCGGCGCTGCGCCGCTCTACACGACGGTTTATAACGCGACAATCGATTTTTATCCAggcattttcaatttcatcagCGCCGGTCTCTATTTGCTTTGTTTCACACTGATTGCGTAAGATTACCGttccatttttttgttgcgattttgattattttaatttttgtgaaaataatgaaaataatttttgtgaaaataatgaaaataattgccgttattattttgtttgtttcagCGTAATTTACAGCATACAAAAGTCGTTGGGCAATACGGCGGCTTATCAAGCGATCGGcagttaaaaaatatgtcacaaagttatgaaatacgtacatacatatatacgtatatatattgtataatttgcttttttgtttgtaattgaCGTATGATATTGTTTATACGCATATTGTTAGCTAATTGTCGCATGTGATGTGGAAATACTTGCTGAGTATTATTTTAAAGTGTAAAATACAAAGAAAGTCGAAAATTTATAGAacgttatataaaatatatatttttatagcaaaaatgtGTACAgttttcgaaacatttttttccgaCGATATTAGTAGTTGTAAgctatatttataaaacaagtCTCAAATTACGTAGCAATCTGCAGTATTTAAGCAAATAAGCAACATATCTAAACTCTGtcaagtaaaatgtaaaatatttatatagagcGTGCTTCCACTAATATAAAGTGCAATATCATGCCTGTTTGgaagttataatttttggaaataagttttgaaatatgtttgtttgtcaCAAAAAGCTACTGTTTTTGTCTATGGAAGCTTAGTATATtcgaatttagaaaaaaaaatgtaaatatatacatacttatataccaaAACACGACccagtaaattttaaataaatgcttatataaaaattttaaaacccccttcacttttttttttgtttttaatgttttcaagtGAGAATGGGTAGCGCTACCTGGGCATGCAAAGAGCTGGTTAGAGACATGCGGGAACTCGTTGCATGCTGGACATATATCTGATATGTCGGGATCTATTCTAGATAAGTAAGAGCTTAAccacaatatccagaacgaagctgcgcaatgctcactctcgattctcgcggcaaATCGAGCTCGTCGCCTGCAAtgctttgactccaagtacgtcATTTACTAAGaaggagtcggtgaaggtgttagtGGCTCCATTGTGAATGGTGGTCAGTGGatgtctgaagttagttgcgtccgcaGTGTGGTCGGTGTATTGTCTTATGTCGTCGACGTGGTTGAGAGAAGGAGGCGAATCCGCTTCAAGCAAGTGACTGCAGGGATGGTTTCTACAAAAACACCCCAAAAGAAACTGTTtagagaggagttcattatgctccttaactggtaGCATACAGACCTCACTGTATAAATGTTCgataggagacatcaagaggcatcctagTATAGTCCAGAGCGCAGTGTTCTGGCGTGTCTGAAGCTTCCTCGTTTGGTTGGTGCggtgtatgttgccaacaaagTTTCTTTTGTCTTTTCCTCATGTGCTGACCTCTACcgacttgaggattttattGCGGCTCattactttggcaataatcgaGTTCGTTTGAAGAGTGAGGCAGTACAAACTGTCGAGTGTCACACCTAAAATCTAAGGTTTTTTGACAGTCGAGGTTTTAACGCCATCGACTACAATATTAAGGTGAAGTCTGTACTCCTTcatccagtttgtgaatattcTCGCTGTGGATTTATTGGGGGAGATTGTTAAGTTCCGTGCAACGAGaaagcgagaaaggtcggagagatagcTGTTTACTTTTgagcacatgccatcgattccattgcccgacgtccttatcgtgcaatcatcagcgtacgaaGTTCTCTCTGGCTGTTgagggagtttcgagatgtagaagttaaacagcaaCGGGGAGAAGACACCACCTTgtggaaccccctgtttaattcttctcaatttgaaatttttaaaacagtACGGATGATTGGCGACCGCTCAAATAGTTCATAGTCCACCTCTTCAACCGTGAAGGGAGCGTAGATTTTTCGATGTCCTCAAGTAGCGTTGGAGGGTTGACTgtatcaaaagcttttgacaagtccaacgctataAGGATTATCCTATCTGGACGTTTACGACGCTAAGcactgtggtggtgctgtgcactttcgGAAGCCATGCTGGTGGTTTGCAAaactcaggtggtgagtgaaagtcAGGGAaacagtagtgggaccactcttccgatttGCCATACATCGGGTATTTGGTGAGGAAGCTTCCACCCGTCGAGACTACAGTGCTTTAACATCAGCAATCTTGTACCATCAAAGCtcaagtattttaaaaattttgctttattgatGACACTtcgaacctcctcatcggtgaaagtaagtcgTTAGCAGTATTTTGGCATTTTTGCAGCCATCAGGTAACACATCGTTTGGCTTTGTCTATCGAAGGTTGTATGTATTACACCTAAACGAGGTGGAGTTTAGATGGGGCCTTCTAACATAGACGCCGCAGAAAAATTCCTcagggcccgggttggactcaatgccagcacgagtcaggataATACGgcgcaaccctgctgcaagatgacgatatgaataatttttttggagattgtaccgttgcctcAGGAAATTCGagtcaaatttcttgaagatctCGTCAaacaaaatagttttccatacaaacacttcaTTCGGATCGAGCAGTTTGCATGATAACTATAGTCAGTAGTGATCCGAGATCGGCAGCTTtgatgctatagtggtccaagatcggccacatctgggctgtagggcggctgcgtaagcgttgggatgccggccttgctTAGATAACTGTTCACAAGAAGGCGGTGTGAAccgggcgttgtcgtggtgcaacttccaatcggctgcgatgtcttgtttGACCCGATTGGCTCTTCGTTTGAGTCTTtggaggacttccacgtaaaacttggcgttgtcAAATTCATGGTGAACGATAACTTTGAAATCAAAAAAGGACAATGAGCATCATTTTGGATTGCTCATTCTTTCCTTTTTCTGCATTtacggcttgcaccactcacagaaacacgtcgcgcgaaaatgtttgtcctgactctccaggtgctcggaccAGCCTCTccttcgttagctaggaacgctctATACCGAATCCAGTATGTTCCTAAGTACAGTCATGACGggagaaaatcagtcctattactttccggacagaccctgtaatacatacatatgtca includes:
- the LOC105227278 gene encoding proton-coupled folate transporter, which translates into the protein MNSDEESLYDPEAAEETTQVLDATTIGVRNNGDTPSTATAHSSKASSSQGEETASKDDVPISTDNALYAAPRRRWFILEPAVFLVFLAMYLSGAVYQNQVLYQTCVAVYKYNESDCQPLLGVSRETKEAEEIETRVQPYVARILMARSLLESIIPAFVSLFVGPWSDKFGRRPIILATYTGYLSGCIILTILAFIATKVVISPWLFLLSSVPSVISGGTCALITGIYCYISDVAKEKARAVRMVLNEASLLAGMMFGNVLSGYVYAATNVVTVFAISALLMLLALLYVFIFVVESLRPDQIHTGSKIREFFRFDLVKDLVHTCFERRPSYDRAIIWLTMITLTIALFTMEGDSNVTYLFFRAKFEWTLKDYTLFNAARIVVQIIGSIFGLILLRKVLKFSIVSMTMLSLACCVLESTVRATAMYWWELYLGMILGGMRGIMGPMARAILSHVAPPTEVGKIFAFTTSLESLSPLGAAPLYTTVYNATIDFYPGIFNFISAGLYLLCFTLIAVIYSIQKSLGNTAAYQAIGS